The Alosa alosa isolate M-15738 ecotype Scorff River chromosome 8, AALO_Geno_1.1, whole genome shotgun sequence genome contains the following window.
GAATACACCAGGACATCTCCGCCCCGGAGTGTAAAAGTGATGTATGCACAGGGGATTGTCGCTCTGTTTCCATACCTTGAAGACCCATATTCACAGAATGGCTATGTAAGTAAaggttttaaaatatatttgccCTTCGAACTGCtgagatttacatttacatttatgcatttagcagacgcttttatccaaagctcaGAGATCATATGAATGTATATATCACACTGTGCATACATTATACATAGGAACATTACTACGATCCTGAAAGTGGTTCAGGCTACATTGCATGGTGGTTGAAGACAATTCAACGAAAAGCTGCTGAGGAAAGAGGTCCTGCAGTTAGTAAATCTCCTAAAGGTAATATTTATCATGAGGTGGAATTATTAACCTGTGAAATGTGTTTAAAGGAGGATATACAACTGTGTAGTTattaacagcaacaacaaaattGTCTTGTTCTAAAGTTGGTGGGCCAGGCCATGGGCGTACTAGACCCTTTACTGCCGACAGAGTCCTGACTGACGAGGAAGTGGAATGCGCTATCGCTTTGTTGAGACACACTGCTGATGAGGAGACCATCCGTGAAAAGATTAAAGTAACTTTCGTATACCGCCACACCATGGTCAATGATGAGAACAAATCAGCAGAGGTCTTCTCAGTATTTCCACGGTTCCTAGACACACCAGGACTGGTATGGCATCTACATTCATTGAATACTGAGACATATTGTAAAATGTAGCACAAGGTACCAACTCAGGTTgtcctccttttcttctttttttctttttcaaactaCAGATAGAACAAGATTTTAGAGTGATGTTTGGTGAGCAGACTGCCAACAAGTTCCTGGAGAGGTGGCCTACCACTTTCAAAGCAGGAGTCATTAAGGAAAGCCATGGACTGGTCCCCTCCACAGACCTTCTTGATTTAATGCGCAATGCTGAGACATCTACTGAAGTTGAAAAAGGTAAGTCTTTGAATGTGGAGAAGCATGTTGCTAAATATATTGAGGATGGTGGAAAATGATGGCATAatgttaaagggatattccaccatttggggaattaagctcattttccacctcccctcgagcAAAACAATTGATGTTTACCTTTTTCccgttcatccagccgttctgtGAGTCTGGCGATATACAACTTTAGCtacagcctagcatagatcattgaatctgatTAGACCGTTAACTTCTCACGTGCTAGCATCATGTTTAAAAGTtactaagatttccggtaattttcctatttaatatttgtctcctctcaagttagaaagtgtaataagaccaacggaaaatgaaacgtggcgattttctaggctgatttgacatggaactatactctcgtTCAGGCGTATCATTTTATCTATCTCATTTCTGTCATCACTCAAAgttctacagtacacacacacacacacacacaccaacgttATACACCACATACTACTACGAGCACCTAtcccacacacagcactcttccCTTTGAACCTTTCTTTCTTCTGGAGAACCTTACAGTTTCACTGCATGTGCTTTGCGCAAGTAATTCTATGCATGTGACATAAAATTCTTGAATCCTTAAATTGTTTAGAGATTGGAGTGATCTCATGTTATTGTTTTAATAAATAGTGTTGTTGAATGTGTTTTGTTATAGACGGGAACAAGCGTGCAGCAGCATCTTGACAACATCGCTCAAAGCAGTCAGCCCTACCTCCTTGCTCAGGGACCCACAAAAAGCAGCATTCACTCTTTCTTCATTGCCATCGACAAGCATGCACTTCCATGCCAAGCCACCAGCTCGGTTGGAACCCTGGATGAGCTCTTCAAGGCCCACTATGTGTTTGGTACATCTTACAGTCCTGTCTTGAACAACTTTTTCACTTTTCTGCAAACTTCCATTTACAACATTGACATGGGGAAAACTAAGGAAACACCAAGAATTGCAGAGTTGCGAGCAAGAATGGTGCGTTAGGCACTCTTGAAATTAAACAATGAGGTGCTTtctttgcagcaatgtctttggTGAAGCAAACAATCTAGTAAAGCACCTCAAAGTAATACATGGACTCTGTAATGGGAAGGACTCTTTATCTTCAATGTGGCCAAGTGGGATgctccgttttttttttctatagttTTTCTGGTCTTAGGAAGCATCTGAATAAGTGTCATGTGAATAGTGCATGTGATGTTATTGTTGAAACTGAACCACCACATTGTCAAACTGTTCTTGATAGTACTAATGCAAATCCCGCAGAAGAGACATATGAGGCTGAGGTTGAGTCAGAGCCAGCATTATCGTCAGAACACCTTGTAAATAGTTGTGCCTCTGTCATTTCAGATCTAAAGGCAGCAGGTGTAGCCCAGTCTGTTGTTAATTCTTTTTGTGACCTCTATGGAGGATATTGTGCAGGAAATTCATGAGCATGCAAAAAGAGTCAGTCATCCAGGGTGTATTTCGTGATCAAAGAGACACTGAAACATGCAAGAATGTGGAGGGATGTTTTAACCAATTAGAGAATCCATTCACAGCTCTAAATTCAGATTGCAAACAATCAAAATTTATTACCAGTAAGTGGGAAACTGTGGAGCCAGTGGAGCTTGTAATTGGCTCAAGATTTGACTCGATTTTGTTGCTTTTCAAGTTGATGATCTGCCTTATCCAAGGCCTTTTGACATACAAGTGTCATGTGGAGAGAATGACACCACTATGTATGTTGTCCCATATTGTTATCTCTGAGGAGTTATCAGGAAATAAATGGTGCTACAGTACCTGATGGTGTGTATTGTCTTATATTATAGCAGTTAAAAACATAACTAtttcattaaaataaaataaaataaaataaaataaatatacactATATAGTGTATTTTCAGAATAGCCTATTTAGAGTGGAAACTACTCTATGTAGTGAAATCATTTTACTCTAACAGTGTAAACAGATCACAGTGTTAAATGTTTTTACACATTTCATTGTACATTTTGACACAAAATAGAGTAAAATTAACTCTGAAAATCTTACACTGGCTACAGAGTAAATGTTACACTCATTTAGGGTGGGACCAAATGTTATCTGACACAGAGTTAAATTCAACTCTTAAAGAGTAAAATTGACACTATGTTTTTTACTGTGTAGCTGGTGTTCATGAGAGATGTCTTCAACATTTAATATAATTGATTGCCATCTAATTATTGGTATAATTCCAGGTAAATGTTACTTTAAACTTTACTTTAAAATCCTTTAAACTAAAGATTCTGAAAACTACATGCTACTGTAATTTCCCAAGTCCCCATGCCCTACTCCTGCAACTTGTGAGTACAGTATGTTGTTCGCATGTCTGCATGTAGCGCTTGTGcctggacagtgtgtgtgtgtgtgtctgtagaaacctgtgtgcactgccaatgtgcaagtgtatgtgtgtgagtatgcatggATGGATTGTGAAATCAAGTGCCCCTGGGAACATGACCCTCCTGGCGCCCCACCCCAACGCAACAGCAACAAGTGACTCCAACTACCCTCTGTGCTTTCATGTAGAACTTGGCACactttgccccccccccaccagaaACATCACAGTGTTACATCTGAGGGTCATTTCAACTGGTGATGAAAGATCACAACAGCACAGTTTTACATAAAATTCCACTAGCCTCTCTTGCACAGAAAGTTGGCCAACATACAGATGAAAAGTTATGGTTAAGATGAAAGATGAGACAGATGAAAAGCTAGCCATTTTTCACAAACCCTTGTTAATGCACTGACAAACAACCACAAGTTAAATAACCCAATGTGTCACTCAGaatttatgtaagggataatgcccgacgaggtgtccattatcagaaataaatggacgacgcgGAGGCGTTCGCGTCGGACGGTTGCTTCCGcg
Protein-coding sequences here:
- the LOC125299606 gene encoding uncharacterized protein LOC125299606, translated to MEEYAKTKSITDSTRRQLINILTAEMMETHGTSPPRSVKVMYAQGIVALFPYLEDPYSQNGYEHYYDPESGSGYIAWWLKTIQRKAAEERGPAVSKSPKVGGPGHGRTRPFTADRVLTDEEVECAIALLRHTADEETIREKIKVTFVYRHTMVNDENKSAEVFSVFPRFLDTPGLIEQDFRVMFGEQTANKFLERWPTTFKAGVIKESHGLVPSTDLLDLMRNAETSTEVEKDGNKRAAAS